The proteins below are encoded in one region of Micromonospora pisi:
- a CDS encoding competence protein CoiA family protein: protein MPDLDLASKRARVVSTGGNTKWVFCQAGGAMLLPRLVAGRAHGPVFLAGCKPTRVVATVDLCLVTGWVWLSYRRAAEIFEHATWPLANSVDREQGWTLHQLRHAMPSHEAENGTRTPPPCSPAPGTPPCAPWSVTPDPVPKWSPPPTRPPLAEPDKAADMAFAAIHPEVGRIDATLPDLGRGLSWDQVHKTRPRVALRCPDCGYGVHAKVSARKLRYFAHDPGRPADCAWLNESLEHHLLKLELATAIRAADWHAELEVRAPDGTWRADVLASSHDGTQRIAWEAQLSPITNEEIQERTERYRAEGIGVCWVSPGGKALWLGAVPSVRVQEPREDRPWTVVDGPASFSFEHGTWIAVDDLELTAFIRWVLHGQTQVHRVRPRYRNVWFASRSWRRRPLVWTTSPHVDTETRHEAMRQRQEERKRQREEQERRAEQQRKAEAEARRIEEERQREAQRQEQERQRKIWEAEQAARWEEQQRQRAIEAEQARQRREAEERQRQEQARAAEEQRLRQEQHEQLVAGQWWAVLSPAQVQELRDAVAEPLWKKQATRAEFDAQGASADSAYGIAIYTRRRLHGILRPSPASLHRLPPVVLIYVRNAREAHQLTDTGNVDPGRVIHFNLPDHEQMSLI, encoded by the coding sequence GTGCCCGACCTCGACCTGGCCAGCAAACGCGCCCGGGTGGTGTCCACGGGCGGCAACACCAAGTGGGTGTTCTGCCAGGCCGGCGGCGCCATGCTGCTGCCCCGGCTTGTCGCCGGCCGCGCCCACGGCCCGGTGTTCCTTGCGGGCTGCAAGCCGACTCGCGTCGTGGCCACCGTCGACTTGTGCCTCGTCACCGGCTGGGTCTGGCTGTCCTACCGCCGCGCGGCCGAGATCTTCGAGCACGCCACCTGGCCTCTCGCCAATTCGGTCGACCGGGAACAGGGCTGGACGCTGCACCAACTCCGCCACGCGATGCCTTCCCACGAAGCCGAGAATGGCACCAGAACACCGCCACCCTGCTCGCCTGCTCCCGGCACGCCTCCGTGCGCTCCCTGGAGCGTTACGCCCGACCCGGTCCCGAAGTGGTCGCCGCCACCGACCCGGCCGCCCTTAGCAGAACCGGACAAGGCCGCTGACATGGCGTTCGCGGCGATCCACCCCGAGGTCGGCCGCATCGACGCGACCCTGCCCGACCTCGGCCGTGGACTGAGCTGGGACCAGGTGCACAAGACCCGGCCCCGGGTCGCGCTGCGTTGCCCCGATTGCGGCTACGGCGTGCACGCCAAGGTGTCCGCCCGCAAGTTGCGGTACTTCGCCCACGACCCTGGCCGGCCCGCCGACTGCGCCTGGCTCAACGAATCCCTGGAGCACCATCTGCTCAAGCTGGAACTCGCGACCGCGATCCGCGCCGCCGACTGGCACGCCGAACTGGAGGTCCGCGCACCGGACGGCACCTGGCGTGCCGACGTGCTCGCTTCCTCCCACGATGGCACACAGCGCATCGCCTGGGAGGCCCAACTGTCACCCATCACGAACGAGGAAATCCAGGAGCGCACCGAGCGGTACCGGGCTGAGGGCATCGGCGTGTGCTGGGTAAGCCCCGGCGGGAAGGCCCTCTGGTTGGGTGCCGTGCCGTCAGTCCGGGTCCAGGAGCCGCGCGAGGACCGTCCGTGGACCGTCGTCGACGGGCCCGCCTCGTTTTCCTTCGAGCACGGCACCTGGATCGCCGTCGACGACCTGGAGCTGACCGCCTTCATCCGCTGGGTACTGCACGGGCAGACACAGGTCCACCGGGTCCGGCCCCGGTACCGGAATGTCTGGTTCGCCAGCAGGAGCTGGCGTCGGCGACCCCTGGTCTGGACCACAAGCCCACACGTGGACACCGAGACGCGGCACGAAGCCATGCGCCAACGTCAGGAAGAGCGCAAACGCCAGCGGGAAGAGCAAGAGCGCCGAGCCGAGCAACAGCGCAAGGCCGAAGCCGAGGCCCGCCGGATCGAAGAGGAACGCCAACGCGAGGCACAACGGCAGGAGCAGGAGCGGCAGCGCAAAATCTGGGAAGCGGAGCAGGCCGCCCGCTGGGAGGAACAGCAGCGACAGCGGGCAATCGAGGCCGAGCAGGCCCGGCAGCGACGAGAAGCCGAGGAACGACAGCGGCAGGAGCAGGCCCGCGCCGCCGAGGAGCAACGCCTCCGGCAGGAACAGCACGAGCAACTGGTTGCGGGCCAGTGGTGGGCGGTGCTGTCGCCCGCGCAGGTCCAGGAACTGCGTGACGCCGTGGCCGAGCCGCTGTGGAAGAAGCAAGCCACCCGGGCCGAGTTCGACGCCCAGGGCGCCTCCGCCGACAGCGCGTACGGCATCGCGATCTACACGCGCCGCCGGCTGCACGGCATACTCCGCCCCAGCCCAGCCTCGCTGCATCGACTCCCACCCGTAGTACTCATCTACGTCCGCAACGCCCGCGAAGCCCATCAACTCACCGACACCGGGAACGTCGACCCTGGGCGGGTCATTCACTTCAACCTGCCTGACCATGAACAGATGTCGCTCATCTAA